A genomic stretch from Antarcticibacterium flavum includes:
- a CDS encoding SRPBCC family protein → MEKKEYQTRIAASRNQVWEVLWGENTYPQWTAAFSEGSKVETTWEEGDKVLFLNGENEGMVSRIREKKVPERMVFEHLGMVDKTGKEDTESEKVKEWAGSKEIYDLEEQNGETVLKVTMDTNEEYKDFFDNTWPKAFEKLRQLSE, encoded by the coding sequence ATGGAAAAAAAAGAATATCAAACCAGGATTGCAGCTTCCCGTAACCAAGTATGGGAAGTTTTATGGGGAGAAAATACGTACCCGCAGTGGACAGCTGCATTTAGTGAAGGTTCTAAGGTTGAGACTACCTGGGAAGAGGGGGATAAAGTCCTTTTCCTCAATGGGGAAAATGAAGGTATGGTCTCACGAATAAGAGAGAAAAAAGTGCCTGAAAGAATGGTTTTTGAACACTTAGGAATGGTAGATAAAACTGGAAAGGAAGATACCGAAAGTGAAAAGGTTAAGGAGTGGGCAGGATCGAAAGAAATATATGACCTGGAAGAGCAAAATGGGGAAACCGTTTTAAAAGTAACAATGGATACAAATGAAGAGTACAAGGATTTCTTTGATAACACCTGGCCAAAGGCTTTTGAGAAATTGCGACAACTTAGTGAATAA
- a CDS encoding amidohydrolase family protein, producing the protein MIFPRRDFLKKTGLLAAAGMIPGSLSSFSPAAVPLQQNRSFLINNAHILTMDPTLGEVKGSILVENGEIKAVGEKLSTPGGIHQIDGSNCIVMPGFIDCHWHLWTSLLRSMSGNTEETGYFPMTARYSKHYTVQDMAVATRYAAAEAIFSGITTVTDYNHNARGVEYVMAGCEVLADMGLRARVEYSGYRNRPADKPTDFEGIGEVLQQLLNNEKFELLKLGLGSRGAGYKDLENDWRRARELGMGISIHASSNREQVGQIMQLHNRGLLGKDINIIHGNAITSEELDAVAKAGASVTMTPFSEMRIGFGLPPQNKLIKAGINTSLGVDTTALSGNADFFGIMKVIQNLANAVAEDEFFLSSQQVLEMATINAARTLGIDHITGSLIPGKRADLIMLRRNDLNFSTGNREKNLMIEASQPQNVDLVAIDGKILKENGLLLATDVKGLVNEAEEAFHRIHREANR; encoded by the coding sequence ATGATATTTCCCAGAAGAGACTTTTTAAAGAAAACGGGACTACTTGCCGCCGCAGGTATGATCCCCGGCAGCCTTTCCTCATTCTCCCCTGCAGCTGTGCCTTTACAACAAAATAGATCATTCCTTATAAACAATGCTCACATTCTTACTATGGATCCTACCCTGGGAGAAGTGAAAGGGTCTATCCTGGTGGAAAATGGAGAAATAAAGGCTGTGGGGGAAAAGTTATCTACTCCTGGTGGAATCCATCAAATTGACGGTTCAAACTGTATAGTAATGCCGGGATTCATTGATTGCCATTGGCATTTGTGGACTTCCCTGCTGCGCAGTATGTCTGGTAATACAGAAGAAACAGGTTATTTTCCAATGACCGCTCGCTATTCCAAACATTACACCGTACAGGACATGGCTGTCGCTACCCGCTATGCGGCAGCAGAGGCCATTTTCTCAGGCATCACCACTGTCACAGATTATAATCATAATGCCCGGGGAGTGGAATACGTAATGGCCGGGTGCGAGGTGCTCGCAGATATGGGCTTAAGAGCGAGGGTAGAATACAGCGGCTATAGAAATCGTCCTGCAGATAAACCTACAGATTTTGAAGGGATCGGAGAAGTATTACAACAGTTGCTAAATAATGAAAAGTTCGAGCTTCTTAAACTTGGGCTGGGTTCAAGGGGGGCAGGTTATAAAGACCTTGAAAACGACTGGAGACGGGCAAGGGAGTTGGGTATGGGAATTTCTATACACGCCAGTTCCAACCGGGAACAGGTAGGCCAGATCATGCAACTGCATAACAGAGGCCTTCTTGGGAAGGACATAAATATTATTCATGGCAATGCTATAACTTCTGAAGAACTGGATGCTGTAGCAAAAGCCGGGGCATCCGTTACAATGACTCCTTTTTCTGAAATGCGCATTGGTTTTGGCCTTCCACCTCAAAATAAACTCATTAAGGCCGGTATCAATACATCCCTGGGAGTGGATACTACAGCCCTTAGTGGGAATGCAGATTTCTTTGGTATTATGAAAGTGATACAAAACCTTGCAAATGCTGTGGCAGAAGATGAATTCTTCCTTAGTTCCCAGCAGGTACTGGAGATGGCTACAATAAACGCTGCCCGCACTCTTGGAATTGACCATATTACAGGATCCTTAATTCCGGGTAAAAGAGCAGACCTTATTATGCTGCGTCGCAATGATCTAAACTTTTCCACAGGAAACCGCGAAAAGAACCTGATGATAGAAGCCTCGCAACCTCAAAATGTAGATCTTGTGGCTATAGACGGAAAGATCTTAAAGGAAAATGGCCTGTTATTGGCAACTGATGTTAAAGGCCTGGTTAATGAAGCTGAAGAAGCATTCCATAGAATACACAGGGAAGCAAACAGGTAA
- a CDS encoding nuclear transport factor 2 family protein, with protein MKNKFDPFDMKKSSVFYVIFLFFLFLLFPLNNLNAQVEKDSPLFLTLKKNDSLLFEQGYNSCDIKVFEELVSPDFEFYHDKGGITASKEDFLESVRMGICKPGSSKDPRILLPESVEVFPLYDNGVLYAAIQKGMHMFGNTTARFTHLWVKEANGWKVSRVLSYDHIED; from the coding sequence ATGAAAAATAAATTTGATCCTTTTGATATGAAAAAGTCTTCTGTTTTTTACGTTATATTCCTTTTTTTCCTTTTTCTCCTGTTTCCTCTTAACAACTTAAATGCACAGGTGGAAAAGGATTCGCCTCTTTTTCTCACTCTCAAGAAAAATGACAGCCTCTTATTTGAACAGGGCTATAATAGTTGTGATATTAAAGTTTTCGAGGAACTCGTAAGCCCAGATTTTGAATTTTATCACGATAAGGGTGGAATCACTGCGTCAAAAGAAGACTTCCTGGAATCTGTAAGAATGGGAATTTGTAAACCGGGTTCCTCCAAAGATCCACGAATACTTTTACCTGAAAGTGTGGAAGTTTTTCCACTCTATGATAATGGGGTACTTTATGCAGCTATTCAAAAGGGCATGCATATGTTTGGAAATACAACTGCAAGGTTTACTCACCTGTGGGTTAAAGAAGCAAACGGGTGGAAGGTTTCCCGGGTGTTAAGTTATGATCATATAGAGGATTAA
- a CDS encoding OmpA family protein: MKKTVLLAIMSAGILTSCVSKKKYTELETELSNTQSNLQRTAMEKEEAQRKLDAIEARVADYNARINSLQESNDDRLEMNDLTAMSTNNKRKMRETLKKVDPAELAEARTLEDSINLAVSYNLKQSISDDSESDDVDITVDKTVVMINVSDKLLFNSGSYRVSSKANNLLQKLADVINSEPSMEVMVEGHTDSQTMVPGSHLQDNWDLSVRRATSIVRILQDKYNVDPAKLIASGRSSYAPLSENDTKEGRAQNRRTRIVILPNLDKFFALLESEQ; this comes from the coding sequence ATGAAAAAAACAGTATTATTAGCAATAATGTCCGCAGGGATATTAACTTCATGTGTTTCCAAAAAGAAGTATACAGAACTGGAAACAGAATTATCCAACACCCAATCTAATTTGCAGCGTACTGCAATGGAAAAGGAAGAGGCTCAAAGAAAGCTTGATGCTATTGAGGCTCGGGTGGCCGATTATAATGCCAGGATAAATTCCCTGCAGGAGTCTAATGACGACAGGCTGGAAATGAATGATCTTACTGCCATGTCTACCAACAACAAGCGCAAAATGCGTGAAACCCTTAAGAAAGTAGATCCTGCAGAACTTGCTGAGGCAAGAACCCTGGAAGATTCTATAAACCTTGCGGTTTCTTATAATTTAAAGCAATCTATCTCTGACGACTCAGAGAGTGATGACGTGGATATTACCGTGGATAAGACGGTTGTAATGATCAACGTTTCAGATAAATTATTATTCAACAGCGGTAGCTACAGGGTGAGCAGCAAAGCAAACAACCTGTTGCAAAAACTTGCAGATGTAATTAATTCTGAACCAAGTATGGAAGTTATGGTTGAGGGACATACAGATTCTCAAACCATGGTTCCTGGTTCTCACCTTCAGGATAACTGGGATCTTAGTGTTAGAAGAGCAACCTCTATTGTGAGGATCCTTCAGGATAAATACAATGTAGATCCTGCTAAATTGATCGCTTCAGGTAGAAGTAGCTATGCGCCACTTTCAGAAAATGATACAAAAGAAGGAAGAGCACAAAACAGAAGAACACGTATTGTAATTCTTCCAAATCTTGATAAATTCTTTGCTTTGCTGGAATCTGAGCAGTGA
- the upp gene encoding uracil phosphoribosyltransferase: MEIHHLLEQHSIASKFIAELRDINIQKDQMRFRRNIERLGEILAFELSKSLTYKEKSITTPLGKAITYELNEQIVICSILRAGLPLHNGILSYFDTAENTFISAYRHHISEKEFEIKVEYLASPSLEGKTVILADPMLATGGSFVNVFEALKPMGTPAKIHLVSIIGARPGVDFVSRHFPRDTHLWIATIDEDLNDLGYIVPGLGDAGDLSYGTKLQH, translated from the coding sequence ATGGAGATCCACCACTTACTAGAGCAACATTCCATTGCATCAAAATTCATAGCAGAACTACGGGATATCAATATTCAAAAAGACCAGATGCGCTTTCGCAGAAATATTGAGAGGCTCGGCGAGATCCTGGCATTTGAACTTAGCAAAAGCCTTACCTATAAAGAAAAAAGCATAACCACACCCCTGGGAAAGGCAATAACTTATGAACTTAATGAACAAATAGTCATATGCTCTATCCTTCGTGCCGGGCTTCCCCTGCATAATGGGATACTTAGTTATTTTGATACTGCCGAGAATACATTCATATCTGCCTATCGTCACCATATTTCTGAAAAGGAGTTTGAAATTAAGGTTGAATATCTGGCTTCTCCCTCTCTTGAAGGAAAGACAGTCATCCTGGCAGATCCTATGTTGGCAACCGGCGGTTCTTTTGTGAATGTTTTTGAAGCTCTAAAACCTATGGGAACACCTGCTAAAATACATTTGGTCTCCATAATTGGCGCAAGACCAGGAGTTGATTTTGTGTCACGTCATTTTCCCCGGGATACACACTTGTGGATCGCAACCATCGATGAGGATCTTAATGACCTTGGTTATATTGTTCCCGGGCTTGGTGATGCCGGGGATCTGTCTTACGGTACAAAATTGCAACATTAA
- a CDS encoding GlxA family transcriptional regulator, protein MKHISILIPYGHTSLVNIEGSHQVFNQVNQFLKQQGKEPAFKIELVGLSRETKQSTGLFTVNPGKLTGQVDKTDLIIIPAIHGDQKKAYEENKDFVPWITGQYAAGAEIASLCVGAFFLASTGLLDGKQCATHWIHAGDFRKQFPNVQLVDDKILTDDGGIYTSGGAYSYLNLLLYLIEKYAGREMAILISKTFMIDIDKSSQSPFIIFSGQREHEDRPVRKVQEYIEQNFNKKIEVRSLAPKFALSRRSLERRFKKATANTVTEYIQRVKIEAAKKELESGFKNINEVMYLVGYNDNKAFRNTFKKFTV, encoded by the coding sequence ATGAAACATATATCCATACTCATACCTTACGGCCACACCAGTCTGGTCAATATTGAAGGGTCTCACCAGGTCTTTAACCAGGTAAACCAATTTTTAAAGCAGCAGGGCAAGGAACCTGCGTTTAAGATAGAGTTGGTTGGGCTTAGCAGGGAAACCAAGCAGAGTACCGGTCTTTTTACAGTAAACCCGGGTAAACTCACCGGGCAGGTTGATAAAACCGATCTCATTATTATCCCGGCCATTCACGGTGACCAAAAAAAAGCATACGAGGAGAATAAGGATTTTGTTCCCTGGATCACTGGCCAATATGCCGCCGGTGCAGAAATTGCAAGTTTATGCGTGGGGGCCTTCTTCCTTGCCTCCACTGGATTGCTGGACGGCAAACAATGTGCTACCCACTGGATACATGCAGGGGATTTCAGGAAACAATTCCCTAACGTTCAGCTAGTAGATGACAAAATACTTACAGATGATGGCGGTATATATACCAGTGGCGGGGCCTATTCTTATCTTAACCTGTTGTTATACCTTATAGAAAAATATGCAGGCAGGGAGATGGCTATTCTTATCTCAAAGACCTTCATGATAGATATTGATAAATCCAGCCAGTCCCCATTTATAATTTTCAGTGGGCAGCGGGAACATGAGGATCGTCCGGTTCGAAAAGTGCAGGAATACATTGAGCAGAATTTCAACAAAAAGATCGAGGTGCGATCCCTGGCGCCAAAATTTGCTTTAAGCCGCAGAAGTTTGGAACGCCGATTCAAAAAAGCAACTGCAAATACTGTTACAGAGTATATACAACGGGTAAAAATTGAGGCAGCCAAAAAGGAATTGGAATCTGGATTCAAAAATATAAATGAAGTGATGTATCTTGTGGGCTATAATGACAACAAAGCTTTTAGGAATACCTTCAAAAAATTTACGGTTTAA
- a CDS encoding VOC family protein: MIKVNPYLNFQGNTEEAFNFYREVFGGEFLMLQRFRDTPDFEKLPARDHDKIMHVSLPLGQGNILMGTDSLESMNQKLHKGNNFYICISTESEAEADKVFNALSTDAKVEMELQRTFWGAYFGMLTDKFGVQWMVDHSSEEQDRDQI; encoded by the coding sequence ATGATCAAAGTAAATCCATATTTGAATTTTCAGGGAAATACAGAGGAAGCCTTTAATTTCTACAGAGAAGTGTTCGGCGGGGAATTTCTAATGCTGCAGCGTTTCAGGGATACGCCAGATTTTGAGAAACTTCCGGCAAGGGATCACGATAAGATCATGCATGTTTCGCTACCCCTGGGACAGGGCAATATACTAATGGGAACAGATTCTCTGGAATCAATGAACCAAAAATTGCATAAAGGAAATAATTTCTATATCTGCATCAGTACAGAGTCTGAAGCTGAAGCAGATAAGGTCTTCAATGCTCTTTCCACAGATGCAAAAGTGGAGATGGAACTTCAAAGGACCTTTTGGGGAGCTTATTTTGGGATGCTAACAGATAAGTTCGGGGTGCAGTGGATGGTGGATCACAGTAGTGAAGAACAAGACCGGGACCAGATTTAA
- a CDS encoding VOC family protein — MFDGSKAFSSFSVNNLQQAKGFYGNTLGLKVKELEMGLLELNLDQGFRVIIYEKKDHRAAGFTILNFEVVKIESAVKELKARGVKFEQYEDPVATNEEGICDNGYGPKIAWFKDPFGNILSILEDGKQDEEEKKDND; from the coding sequence ATGTTTGACGGGTCAAAAGCTTTCAGTTCCTTTTCAGTCAACAACCTTCAGCAGGCAAAGGGTTTTTATGGCAATACCTTGGGACTAAAGGTAAAAGAATTGGAGATGGGGTTATTGGAACTCAATTTGGACCAGGGTTTTAGGGTGATTATATATGAGAAAAAGGACCACCGGGCCGCAGGGTTCACAATCCTGAATTTTGAGGTCGTAAAAATTGAAAGTGCGGTTAAGGAACTTAAAGCCAGGGGAGTGAAATTTGAGCAGTATGAGGATCCTGTAGCTACAAATGAAGAAGGTATATGCGACAATGGATATGGACCAAAGATCGCCTGGTTCAAAGATCCTTTTGGTAATATCCTGTCCATTCTCGAAGATGGAAAACAGGATGAAGAGGAAAAAAAGGATAATGATTAA
- a CDS encoding dihydrofolate reductase family protein: protein MRKLILQVQITLDGFIGRPGGQQDWMTWEWDSNLAEYTTAFTENVDQILLGKKLAREFIPYWETAAGKPEAEGYAKRFHLLPKVVFSHTLSDKDAEKERWPHTKIATGDLVEEVRALKEETGGDMIVYGGANFISNLLKDGLIDDYYLFINPVAISAGLPIFHNLKRDLKLSLAESRGFDCGIVVNRYKNPVQN from the coding sequence ATGAGAAAGCTTATTTTACAGGTTCAAATAACCCTGGATGGATTTATTGGCAGGCCGGGAGGGCAGCAGGACTGGATGACCTGGGAATGGGATTCCAACCTGGCAGAATATACCACCGCCTTTACTGAGAACGTGGACCAGATCCTCCTGGGGAAAAAACTAGCCCGTGAATTTATCCCATACTGGGAAACTGCCGCCGGTAAACCTGAGGCTGAAGGATATGCCAAACGGTTTCACCTGCTCCCCAAAGTGGTTTTTTCTCATACCTTAAGCGATAAAGATGCAGAAAAGGAGCGTTGGCCTCATACAAAAATTGCAACCGGGGACCTCGTGGAAGAGGTAAGGGCTTTAAAAGAAGAAACAGGAGGAGATATGATCGTATACGGCGGTGCCAATTTCATCTCAAACCTGCTGAAGGATGGTCTTATAGATGATTATTATTTGTTTATAAATCCTGTGGCAATCTCTGCCGGACTCCCAATTTTTCACAATCTCAAAAGAGACCTTAAGCTCAGCCTGGCTGAATCCCGGGGCTTCGACTGCGGAATAGTAGTGAATCGTTATAAAAATCCTGTTCAGAATTAA